GGAGCTGAGAGTGCTGGACTTTGTATCGTTATATATATAATCTTAACCAGGGCCGTACTTATATATAGGTACCCAAGGGCttttgcctagggcagcagctttagcaGGGTGGCccacaggtgcctatataattaaaataaatacagccCAGATGTTAACTAGCTGCCCTGGGCAAGGAACTTCAGTTacagttaaaataatgaaaacatggTATTATTGAGTTATTGAGCCAGACAACGTATCTCCATGTGCCTGCTACACCCAACACATGCAGGACCACCCAAAACATTTTGAGAGAAGGAAGCAATACAAGGAAAGCATTTACAACCCCCTTTGATTTACTGAAcagtaataaatattaatattaggaGCCCTAAAATTAATGTAATAATGGAGCCCTATATGTTTGTACCACCTATACTCCCTGATGTCATTTCTGGGCACTTTCAGTCTATGTACCTCTTTGCTGTGTGCAACAGTGTAAACATGCAATAATTTATTATCTTTGTTATGCAAAGAGTTTTAGAGCAAAGCAAGAGCTTCAATGCAGCCCTTCCTACAAAAATGAGTTATACCACATTGTTTGCATTTATGTCATCTAAAATACACAATGCAGACACAGAAGAGTTTACAAGAGAACTATTTTTATTAAGGTTTAAATGAACAGGGCAGGGAACCTTGCTGGAAATGGTCTGTAAACGTGATGTGTTTTTGTCACaggatttaaatgtattttagaaaCTTTATTTATCTGTTAGTAGAGTTTTATTTTTGCTGCATTTGCAGGAACCAGTCTGGATTTATCTGTACTTGGAGGTAAGAACAGTAGAGATGGCGGCGAGGTACTTGTCCCAAGCAGCCTGGGCTGTTGCATCAAAGTCAGCCTGGAAGTGGGCAGCCAGAGTAACTTGGATAGTGTGAGACAGCAACTGCAAGAAAAGGAAATTGGGATTAGTCTAAATACCAAGGAATACTGAATACACTACTAAGCCCGTGAGCAGCTGTTTGTGCTAGTCTATGACATAAGTAGATCTTGGGTACTAAGTTAGCCCTAAGCTACAGGTGCTTACACCTAGAGATGCCAATGTAAGCATTTTTTAACAAAACTCTTACCCTGAAGTTTCCAGGATCTACTCTCAGGTTGTAAGCATGTAGGTCACTCAGCTTGGACAGAGCTTTATCCAGGTTGTCCAGATGTTTGGTGGCCTCTCCAATGGCACCAAGGACCTTTCCTCCATGAACTTGGAGATCATGAGATCCAGAACTCAGGTCGAAGTGGCTGAAGTATGTCTTGGTCTGAGGGTAGCTCAGAAACAGCCTGGAAATATAAAatttggacatatatatatatatatcgcagcaatgcatatgccatcccactggcaatttacattcttgccggtgggatggcattgcggggagataagttgcccgtaCCTGGCCGCttccccgcaccccctaaccctccCCGCAGGGGCACCTGCTAAGCCTCCCTTACCCTCTGCTGAagttccctaaccccccacagggtcccccacccgacgtcctcccctgagcgcgcataagtttaacgcgtcaggggaggaacggtcggtcgggggagcaccggcaaggttcgggtctgggccgccggggcccactgaaTTTTtgcccggtgtcccggcagcccagtccgaccctggcaaggACCAAACACAAGTagcaacaaaaaaacacatatggggttatgtaataaaaggcactaagtttgcccagaagcagtaaacTATACCATACAATCAGCAGGTactatttactggtcacctgtttaagaacaaatattttattggttgctaaggataACTGCtctttggcaaacttagtgccctttattacatatggggaatagATTTCTGATGGTCAAACTGGTGGAAGATCATATATTGGCTATCCCTGATCTAAAAAGTCACCTCAAATTCTTGCAGATGCAACATGCACTGTACCACAAATCTAAGATATTAgcctaatatatatttttttttttaaattgtaacacATTTTGGCACTAAGTAATTTTGGACTATACACCTTAGTCATACAAGATAAATAGAAAGACAGAGATAtgatgatatatagatgatagatggtagatagatagataatatgtaATAATGTGTTTAACAAAGGAAGATAAGAAAACAGATCCTAATTAGCTGAAAAGTTACCTTTCTAAAGCTTCAGCACCAAGGGCATTCACACTGCCAGATGCTTTTGCCCAGAGAGACACAACTGCAGCCTTTTCAGCATCAGAGAGAAGCATCTTGCTTGTGTTCTGAATGTTGGTTTCAGATGAAAACCTAAAAAATGCTTGTGCTGTGTATCCCTAAGGTTTTTATAGAGAAAGGGTCAGCAGGACCTGGCGGCTGTCCAACATCATTGGTCAGTTTCAAACACCACCCAGATATTATCTGTGTTGGAAATGTGCTGTGTCTGTACAGCTGTTTGGTGGCAAATTCCTACTTAGAAAAaacatcctttaaaaaaaaactgcattctaTGCTAAATGCAAATGTATTAGACAATAATTCATAGATATGGTTCTTAATAAGTACATGTAAATATGTAGTAATAACAAGAAAATAGCAGCAACATAATTTCTTATATAGTGCCAAAGCAAGAAG
The genomic region above belongs to Xenopus tropicalis strain Nigerian chromosome 9, UCB_Xtro_10.0, whole genome shotgun sequence and contains:
- the hba-l4 gene encoding alpha globin larval-4 (The RefSeq protein has 1 substitution compared to this genomic sequence) — encoded protein: MLLSDAEKAAVVSLWAKASGSVNALGAEALERLFLSYPQTKTYFSHFDLSSGSHDLQVHGGKVLGAIGEATKHLDNLDEALSKLSDLHAYNLRVDPGNFRLLSHTIQVTLAAHFQADFDATAQAAWDKYLAAISTVLTSKYR